A window of the Streptomyces griseochromogenes genome harbors these coding sequences:
- a CDS encoding ArsR/SmtB family transcription factor: MLDVTVIEDPEAAAVSLDPIRARLLAELAAGPASAAMLAGQVGLPRQKVNYHLKALERHGLVELAGERRKGNVTERLMRATAASYVISPAALAPVQPDPDRFRDQLSARWLLALGARLVRDVGALITGADRARKRLATYALDGELRFASAADRAAFVQELTAGVSALIRKYDAPDAEGGRDHRIVVALHPTVKDQPELDPQ, translated from the coding sequence ATGCTGGACGTGACCGTGATCGAGGACCCCGAGGCCGCAGCCGTGTCGCTCGACCCGATACGAGCCCGGCTGCTCGCAGAGCTGGCCGCCGGGCCGGCCTCCGCCGCCATGCTGGCCGGCCAGGTCGGACTGCCCCGGCAGAAGGTGAACTACCACCTCAAGGCGCTGGAGCGGCACGGCCTGGTGGAGCTGGCCGGGGAGCGCCGCAAGGGCAACGTCACCGAGCGGCTGATGCGCGCGACCGCCGCGTCGTACGTCATCTCGCCGGCCGCGCTCGCCCCCGTGCAGCCGGATCCGGACCGCTTCCGTGACCAGCTCTCCGCGCGCTGGCTGCTCGCGCTCGGCGCCCGTCTGGTGCGGGACGTCGGCGCGCTGATCACCGGCGCCGACAGGGCCCGCAAACGGCTGGCGACCTACGCCCTGGACGGCGAGCTCCGCTTCGCCTCCGCCGCCGACCGCGCGGCCTTCGTGCAGGAGCTGACGGCGGGCGTGAGCGCCCTGATCCGCAAGTACGACGCCCCCGACGCCGAGGGCGGCCGCGACCACCGGATCGTCGTGGCCCTCCATCCCACGGTCAAGGACCAGCCCGAACTCGACCCCCAGTAA
- a CDS encoding SRPBCC family protein — MSKEFEIVREFEVDVPPEKVWEAVTTGTGGYLWPMDPPEPRVGGSGPFGSTVTAWDPPHRYTNRSEDVGFPVQSVNQLDYTIEPRDEGRRAWVRYVHSGIFTDDWNNQYDGASKHTNFYLHTLCEYLTHFAPRPVTFAQLQGPVASQTPRALAAVGHALGLADDAAAGTKVIVQGPGGRTLDAVLDYRNPYFIGLRTDNALIRFFGRGHWGVPVGISVHDFAPDADAEANESAWQDWLNGVFSQS; from the coding sequence ATGTCCAAGGAATTCGAGATCGTCCGCGAGTTCGAGGTCGACGTCCCGCCCGAGAAGGTCTGGGAGGCCGTCACCACCGGAACCGGTGGATACCTGTGGCCGATGGACCCGCCCGAGCCCCGGGTGGGTGGCAGCGGACCCTTCGGATCCACCGTCACCGCCTGGGACCCGCCCCACCGCTACACCAACCGCAGCGAGGACGTCGGCTTCCCGGTCCAGTCCGTCAACCAGCTCGACTACACCATCGAGCCGCGCGACGAGGGCCGCCGCGCCTGGGTGCGCTATGTGCACAGCGGCATCTTCACCGACGACTGGAACAACCAGTACGACGGCGCGAGCAAGCACACCAACTTCTATCTGCACACCCTGTGCGAGTACCTCACGCACTTCGCGCCCCGCCCGGTCACCTTCGCCCAGCTGCAGGGGCCCGTGGCCTCGCAGACCCCGCGGGCCCTCGCCGCCGTCGGTCACGCCCTCGGCCTCGCGGACGACGCGGCCGCGGGTACGAAGGTCATCGTCCAGGGCCCCGGCGGGCGGACCCTGGACGCCGTGCTCGACTACCGCAACCCGTACTTCATCGGGCTGCGCACCGACAACGCCCTCATCCGCTTCTTCGGACGCGGCCACTGGGGCGTCCCGGTCGGCATCAGCGTCCACGACTTCGCGCCGGACGCCGACGCCGAGGCGAACGAGAGCGCCTGGCAGGACTGGCTGAACGGCGTGTTCAGCCAGTCCTGA
- a CDS encoding endonuclease/exonuclease/phosphatase family protein, whose amino-acid sequence MPSRSSARLAALTVAAVCSATSAVVLTSPAHADSVRIHDVQGTTRISPYAGQKVTDVPGVVTATRTYGSSRGFWIQDPTPDDDPATSEGVFVFTSSTPKVAVGDSVTVTGTVSEYVPGGTSSGNQSVTEITKPTVTTVSTGNALPAPVVIGKDSVPDEYAPSGDTAANGSINGLSLDPSRYALDYYESLEGMNVQVADARVVTGTDPYSELWVTVKPREHRTHRGGTLYGSYDSQNTGRLQVQSLGATADFPKANVGDTLEGATTGPLDFNQFGGYALVASKLGTLKSGGLQRETTQKQARGELAVATYNVENLDPSDATFDQHAAAIVNNLQSPDIVSLEEIQDNNGAKDDGTVDASQTVNKLIDAIVAAGGPKYDWRSINPVNDQDGGEPGGNIRQVFLFNPERVSFVDRPGGDSTTAVGVTKVNGKAQLTVSPGRIDPANEAWKNSRKPLAGEFVFRGRTVFVIANHLNSKGGDQGLTSQYQPPVRGSEVQRHAQATEVNAFVKDILSVQKNADVIALGDMNDFEFSGTAKILEGDGELWSAIKSLPKSERYTYDYQGNEQVLDQILISPAIRRGCDFEYDSVHVNSEFNDQISDHDPQVLRFRP is encoded by the coding sequence TTGCCGAGCAGGTCTTCCGCGCGCCTCGCCGCGCTCACCGTCGCCGCCGTCTGCAGCGCGACGTCCGCAGTCGTCCTCACCTCGCCGGCCCACGCCGACTCGGTGCGCATCCACGACGTCCAGGGAACGACCCGAATATCGCCGTACGCGGGCCAGAAGGTCACGGACGTCCCCGGCGTCGTCACGGCCACGCGCACCTACGGGTCCTCCAGGGGTTTCTGGATCCAGGACCCGACGCCGGACGACGACCCGGCCACCAGTGAGGGCGTGTTCGTCTTCACCAGCTCCACGCCGAAGGTCGCGGTCGGCGACTCGGTCACGGTGACCGGCACGGTCTCCGAGTACGTCCCGGGCGGTACCTCCTCCGGCAACCAGTCGGTGACGGAGATCACCAAGCCGACGGTCACCACCGTCTCCACCGGCAACGCGCTCCCGGCGCCGGTCGTGATCGGCAAGGACTCCGTGCCGGACGAGTACGCCCCCAGCGGCGACACGGCCGCGAACGGCTCGATCAACGGCCTGTCCCTGGACCCGTCGAGGTACGCCCTGGACTACTACGAGTCCCTGGAGGGCATGAACGTCCAGGTCGCCGACGCCCGCGTGGTCACCGGCACCGACCCGTACAGCGAGCTGTGGGTCACGGTGAAGCCGCGCGAGCACCGCACCCACCGGGGCGGCACGCTCTACGGCTCCTACGACTCCCAGAACACCGGCCGGCTGCAGGTCCAGTCGCTGGGCGCGACCGCCGACTTCCCGAAGGCGAACGTCGGCGACACCCTGGAGGGCGCCACGACGGGCCCGCTGGACTTCAACCAGTTCGGCGGCTACGCCCTGGTCGCGAGCAAGCTCGGCACGCTGAAGAGCGGCGGTCTGCAGCGGGAGACCACGCAGAAGCAGGCGCGCGGCGAGCTGGCGGTGGCGACGTACAACGTCGAGAACCTCGACCCGTCGGACGCCACCTTCGACCAGCACGCCGCCGCGATCGTGAACAACCTGCAGTCGCCGGACATCGTGTCCCTGGAGGAGATCCAGGACAACAACGGTGCGAAGGACGACGGCACGGTCGACGCGAGCCAGACCGTGAACAAGCTGATCGACGCGATCGTCGCGGCGGGCGGCCCGAAGTACGACTGGCGCTCGATCAACCCGGTCAACGACCAGGACGGCGGCGAGCCGGGCGGCAACATCCGCCAGGTGTTCCTGTTCAACCCCGAGCGGGTGTCCTTCGTGGACCGTCCGGGCGGCGACTCCACCACCGCCGTCGGTGTCACCAAGGTGAACGGCAAGGCGCAGCTGACCGTCTCGCCGGGCCGGATCGACCCGGCGAACGAGGCCTGGAAGAACAGCCGCAAGCCGCTGGCCGGCGAGTTCGTCTTCCGCGGCCGGACCGTCTTCGTGATCGCCAATCACCTCAACTCCAAGGGCGGCGACCAGGGTCTGACCTCGCAGTACCAGCCGCCGGTGCGCGGCTCGGAGGTCCAGCGCCACGCGCAGGCGACCGAGGTGAACGCGTTCGTCAAGGACATCCTGTCCGTGCAGAAGAACGCGGACGTCATCGCGCTCGGCGACATGAACGACTTCGAGTTCTCCGGGACCGCGAAGATCCTCGAAGGCGACGGCGAGCTGTGGTCGGCGATCAAGTCGCTGCCGAAGAGCGAGCGCTACACCTACGACTACCAGGGCAACGAGCAGGTTCTGGACCAGATCCTGATCAGCCCGGCGATCCGGCGCGGCTGCGACTTCGAGTACGACAGCGTGCACGTCAACTCGGAGTTCAACGACCAGATCAGCGACCACGACCCGCAGGTGCTGCGGTTCCGTCCGTAA